Proteins co-encoded in one Acidobacteriota bacterium genomic window:
- a CDS encoding MFS transporter, with translation MSDERRTRIRFFLAFWLFVISGVAFLDRTNITIAGLEISREYGLGDQRLGWIFSAFLIGYAVFQIPAGWLAARFGPRKVLTLGVLWWGVATALTAMLPTGIAHAVLLLITIRFALGAGEAVVYPAANQFVARWVPLEERGFINGLIFAGVGAGSGLTPPLLTWFITNQGWRAAFWFSAIVGVIVGAIWWYAARDTPDEHPAVSQAELRKIRDGLSYTPVQTASQNAVDKDAPISWRAILHRRDLPALMIGYFAFGYVAWIFFSWFFLYMVQVRGFDLKSSARFAMLPFLLMTVCCLVGGVLSDRLTTRFGLRVGRCGLAAAALAIAAVFLVLGSQTHSPQLAGFILAGGGGTLYLSQSSFWSVSNDIAGRSSGVFSSMVNMGGQIGGAVTASLTPWIAHRFGWTTSFAVASALAILGAICWLTVHPERPLDA, from the coding sequence ATGTCCGACGAGCGTCGTACCAGGATCCGTTTTTTTCTTGCCTTCTGGCTCTTTGTTATCAGCGGTGTTGCCTTTCTCGACCGCACAAATATCACCATCGCCGGCCTTGAGATCAGCAGAGAGTATGGTCTGGGAGATCAGCGCCTGGGATGGATATTCAGCGCGTTTCTGATCGGGTACGCCGTCTTCCAAATCCCGGCCGGATGGCTTGCGGCACGCTTTGGGCCGCGAAAGGTGCTGACTCTCGGTGTCCTATGGTGGGGCGTTGCGACAGCACTTACCGCCATGCTGCCAACAGGAATCGCTCATGCCGTTCTACTTCTGATTACCATCCGCTTTGCCCTTGGAGCAGGCGAGGCGGTTGTCTATCCGGCAGCCAACCAGTTCGTTGCCCGATGGGTTCCGCTTGAAGAACGCGGCTTTATCAACGGGTTGATCTTCGCCGGTGTGGGAGCGGGAAGCGGGCTTACGCCGCCATTGCTCACCTGGTTCATTACCAATCAGGGATGGCGAGCCGCCTTCTGGTTCAGCGCCATTGTGGGCGTGATCGTCGGAGCAATCTGGTGGTACGCGGCACGCGATACTCCCGACGAGCATCCTGCCGTCTCTCAGGCAGAGCTGCGCAAGATACGCGACGGCCTGAGCTACACACCAGTCCAGACTGCGTCGCAAAATGCTGTCGACAAAGACGCTCCCATATCATGGCGGGCAATCCTGCATCGCCGCGACCTGCCCGCCCTGATGATCGGCTACTTCGCCTTCGGATATGTCGCGTGGATCTTCTTTAGCTGGTTCTTTCTTTACATGGTGCAGGTGCGCGGCTTCGATCTAAAGTCCAGTGCGCGCTTCGCCATGCTTCCGTTCCTGCTGATGACCGTCTGCTGCCTTGTAGGAGGCGTTCTCAGCGACAGGCTTACGACCCGTTTCGGACTTCGGGTTGGCCGCTGCGGTCTAGCTGCAGCCGCTCTCGCAATTGCTGCCGTCTTTCTGGTTCTGGGATCGCAGACGCACAGTCCGCAACTTGCCGGGTTTATTCTTGCGGGCGGCGGCGGTACCCTCTATCTCTCGCAAAGCTCTTTCTGGTCGGTCTCCAACGATATCGCGGGGCGAAGCTCCGGCGTCTTCTCCAGTATGGTCAACATGGGAGGACAGATTGGCGGGGCGGTCACTGCGTCGCTGACCCCGTGGATCGCCCACCGCTTCGGATGGACAACCTCCTTCGCCGTAGCGTCGGCGTTGGCCATTCTTGGCGCGATCTGCTGGCTCACCGTGCATCCAGAGAGACCGTTGGATGCGTAA
- a CDS encoding ATP-binding protein has translation MTDRGNLARMVSLRLFCRLIVLLALILSVSVLGYADEGLPQPGSIVAEHPVPETGDGVRQIYRDQQGVLWVATEGKVERLTRNSLEVLPAVGGISPEIVAPFAEDGNGGMFFITSDGLFQWEKGAVRRLPLQLAPEDAVVAVYRDPRQRVWLGTRTGVYELVARKASVFAPLAQPAYEAVLHASVHGPVTALQGDAAGNLWIGTSSDGLWRLERDGLVRATPGSLESSAPLETLSDKDRSSAEARIVSRLPSIYQSLYFYLVLSIAIVAFSVYLLRRKMQLMTGRLGIVLEERNRIASECHDTLMAGFAAISWQLEATAKLFRDSGAETTPAAKSCDLARSMVSHCQAEARRIIWDLRDTGEVTDVLSQALSRALSASHIQAAIETTLDVEGDEVHLAPGCVHHLVCIGQEAVSNAIRHAKPSHILVNLRYDSDALSLSIRDNGHGFLPADRAASRRGHFGIPVMEERARKLGGSLRIQTSVGAGTEVMVKVAFNAMQQPVNEQHHVIRWIGI, from the coding sequence ATGACCGACAGGGGAAATCTCGCGCGAATGGTCTCGCTTCGGCTGTTCTGCCGGCTGATCGTTCTGCTTGCGCTGATACTCTCCGTGTCAGTCCTCGGCTACGCAGATGAAGGCTTGCCCCAGCCTGGCTCAATCGTTGCTGAACACCCGGTTCCAGAGACGGGCGACGGCGTTCGACAGATTTATCGCGACCAGCAGGGCGTACTTTGGGTTGCGACAGAAGGAAAAGTCGAACGGCTGACGAGGAACTCTCTCGAAGTCCTGCCGGCAGTTGGAGGCATCTCACCGGAGATCGTCGCTCCTTTTGCCGAGGACGGCAACGGAGGCATGTTCTTTATTACCTCCGATGGGCTGTTTCAGTGGGAGAAGGGGGCGGTTCGCCGGCTGCCTCTTCAGCTTGCGCCTGAGGACGCAGTGGTCGCCGTGTACCGCGATCCCCGGCAGCGTGTCTGGCTTGGAACTCGCACTGGTGTCTATGAACTGGTTGCGCGAAAGGCCAGCGTGTTCGCTCCATTGGCGCAACCCGCATACGAAGCGGTCCTTCATGCCAGTGTGCATGGTCCTGTCACTGCTTTGCAGGGAGATGCTGCTGGGAACCTGTGGATCGGCACAAGCTCAGATGGTTTGTGGCGCCTGGAGCGCGATGGCCTCGTCCGCGCCACCCCTGGCAGTCTCGAGAGCAGCGCTCCTCTCGAGACACTCAGCGATAAAGACCGCAGCAGCGCCGAAGCCCGCATTGTGAGCCGTCTTCCGTCGATCTATCAGAGCTTGTACTTCTATCTCGTTTTGTCGATCGCTATCGTTGCATTCTCTGTGTATCTTCTGCGGCGCAAGATGCAGTTGATGACCGGGCGACTGGGGATTGTGCTTGAAGAACGCAACAGAATTGCGTCGGAGTGCCATGACACTCTGATGGCGGGATTCGCCGCAATCTCATGGCAGCTCGAAGCCACTGCCAAACTGTTTCGCGACAGCGGAGCGGAGACCACTCCGGCTGCGAAGTCGTGCGATCTTGCGCGCAGTATGGTCTCGCACTGTCAGGCCGAGGCGCGCCGCATCATCTGGGACCTGCGCGACACCGGCGAGGTCACAGATGTCCTCTCGCAGGCATTGTCGCGCGCTCTCTCTGCAAGCCATATCCAGGCCGCCATCGAGACGACACTCGATGTCGAGGGCGACGAAGTCCATCTCGCACCGGGCTGCGTGCATCACCTGGTCTGCATCGGTCAGGAAGCCGTATCGAACGCAATCCGTCATGCAAAGCCCTCGCATATCCTGGTGAACCTTCGCTATGACAGCGATGCTCTCTCTCTTTCCATTCGCGATAACGGACACGGATTTCTCCCTGCCGATCGTGCGGCCTCGCGTCGAGGACACTTCGGCATTCCCGTTATGGAGGAGCGCGCGCGCAAGCTCGGCGGAAGCCTTCGCATTCAAACCTCTGTTGGCGCAGGAACCGAAGTGATGGTCAAGGTCGCTTTCAATGCCATGCAGCAACCAGTTAATGAGCAACACCATGTGATACGTTGGATTGGGATATGA
- a CDS encoding response regulator transcription factor has protein sequence MKQIRVLLIEDHFLARIALHSVLSGHPQIQIVGEAGDGELGISMYRQLRPDVVVLDLRLPRVSGFDVIVALRKEFPSVRIVILSNYHGSEDVYRAVRNGAMAYLTKDASGEELLSAIQSVDRGLRYLPHGALDRLAERMPSVDLTPREAEVLACITQGRSNREIAEDLKIAEKTVRIHVSSLLDKMGARDRTQATIYALQRGLVHLD, from the coding sequence ATGAAGCAGATTCGAGTTCTTCTGATCGAAGACCACTTTTTAGCACGCATCGCTCTTCATTCGGTGCTTTCAGGGCACCCTCAGATACAGATTGTGGGCGAGGCAGGCGACGGGGAACTCGGTATCTCCATGTACCGGCAGTTGCGTCCGGACGTCGTGGTGCTCGATCTGCGGCTTCCGCGCGTCAGCGGCTTCGATGTCATCGTTGCCCTGCGCAAGGAGTTCCCCAGTGTGCGCATCGTCATCCTCTCCAACTACCACGGCAGCGAAGATGTCTATCGCGCCGTGCGCAATGGAGCGATGGCCTACCTGACAAAGGACGCGAGCGGCGAGGAGCTTCTCAGCGCCATTCAGAGCGTCGACCGCGGACTGCGCTACCTGCCTCACGGTGCGCTTGACCGGCTGGCCGAGAGAATGCCCTCTGTCGACTTGACGCCGCGCGAAGCCGAGGTGCTGGCCTGCATCACCCAGGGGCGCAGCAACCGCGAGATCGCCGAGGACCTGAAGATCGCCGAGAAGACCGTCCGTATCCATGTCAGCTCGCTTTTGGACAAAATGGGGGCCCGTGATCGCACGCAGGCAACTATTTATGCACTCCAGCGGGGACTAGTTCACCTCGATTGA
- a CDS encoding TonB-dependent receptor, with amino-acid sequence MKKIFGCLLTLLLAPLFLHAQVADNTALVGTVTDPTGSVVSGAKVTGTNRDTKVVYSGTTNAEGFYSIPFVSPGTYDINVEMSGFKKMTGTGVIVTINHAVRTDFALSVGSETAEISISADTPPLSTDDALLGETIDSQQVHDLPMNGRHAIDLAATASNITISGNALTGNPPGNRASGSGTRNINNSISLDGISIMNNLITTATLSPNPDALSAVQTQNGNYTAQYGDYLGVHINLVSKSGTNKFHGTVYDYLQNDAMNAKSWLQPTTGPSAKKSPLRYNLFGGVLSGPVLIPGLYNGRDKTFFLGSYEGLRNTGATATTSTVLSNKMRQGDFSELYSSDPTKNIQLYNPKTRFTLCSAPDYQCPAAAYPGNIVPISPVAAKVLPYLAAPTQAGTTNNWTGNLPNQVNEDSTMERVDHNIHGKVILFGRFAWQSVNNFTQSVNLANTAYTTTKTRNGAAGYTHIITPKLVNDFRFGFNVVNTFILNQQAQLKQTSAGSALGIPGFTADVDSGNPGLVDMSLNNGVYQGIAQSGTNWYQDDRQLTWYDQISYTVGKHALMAGVSFRKMTIGRSAANTARGQFVFDSTLNRVRVPVDANDPTKGTKLLGDPAAAFMAGTATSYTSPFFQVKGSIGQWRDGFFVQDTWQVTQNLTLQLGLRYELPQVAYSLNGVGRIMDPTLTTLYPQIGGTTPLNAQKYPGFKFSGSNHDNISPRLGFSYRATDKIVVRGGGGIYYNANQLNSYTLSSTNYPYSAVVTPSTGFGATPAFTLENPNVPAPVAWPGPVANPYANFTVDPNLPTARMYQWNLDVGNEVWRNGGFELQYLGSRTIHLDQSYYPNQPDPSPIIFSQSRRPNPNVGQIREIHNDGFATYNGLTAILRQRMTRGLSANLSYTWSHSMDTSDSSNDGGTAMWQGHLKLDYGNSGYDIRNRFVGTVTYELPKFEGHNMLIRQAVGGWQANAIVDLRSGTPLNISISTNQANVGGVGSSQRPNYVHDPHVTCSRATVTGPGGSNKNSCIDATAYATPNSGTFGNVRRNSINAPGVSNTNFSLFKNFPIWESVTFQLRGEAFNAFNHPNPGSPNTTFGGATFGYITAANTNFGARVLQIAGKINF; translated from the coding sequence GTGAAAAAGATATTCGGCTGTTTACTTACTCTTCTCCTTGCTCCGCTGTTCCTTCATGCCCAGGTTGCAGATAACACTGCGTTGGTGGGAACGGTAACCGACCCAACCGGCAGTGTCGTCTCTGGAGCGAAGGTAACCGGAACCAACCGCGACACAAAGGTGGTCTACAGCGGCACGACCAATGCTGAAGGCTTCTACTCCATTCCGTTCGTCAGCCCAGGCACCTATGACATCAATGTAGAGATGTCAGGTTTCAAGAAGATGACAGGCACCGGCGTGATCGTCACCATCAACCACGCCGTGCGTACCGATTTTGCGCTCTCCGTTGGCTCGGAGACGGCAGAGATTAGCATCTCGGCCGACACCCCTCCGCTCTCGACCGACGACGCGCTCCTCGGCGAGACCATCGACTCGCAGCAGGTGCATGACCTGCCCATGAACGGCCGTCACGCCATCGACCTGGCCGCCACTGCGTCGAACATCACCATCAGCGGCAACGCCCTCACCGGCAACCCCCCCGGCAACCGCGCCAGCGGCTCGGGTACGCGCAACATCAACAACAGCATCTCGCTCGACGGCATCTCGATCATGAACAACCTGATCACGACTGCCACACTCTCGCCCAACCCCGACGCTCTCAGCGCCGTGCAGACGCAGAACGGCAACTATACCGCGCAGTATGGCGACTATCTCGGCGTTCACATCAACCTGGTATCGAAGAGCGGAACCAACAAGTTCCACGGCACGGTCTACGACTACCTGCAGAACGATGCGATGAATGCCAAGAGTTGGCTTCAGCCAACGACAGGACCAAGCGCGAAGAAGAGCCCGTTGCGCTACAACCTCTTTGGCGGAGTTTTGAGCGGCCCCGTGCTGATTCCCGGACTTTACAATGGACGAGACAAGACATTTTTCCTGGGATCGTATGAAGGCCTTCGCAACACCGGAGCCACGGCGACGACATCAACTGTGCTTTCAAACAAGATGCGTCAGGGCGATTTTAGCGAACTGTACTCATCTGACCCAACGAAGAATATTCAGCTTTATAACCCCAAGACGCGCTTTACCCTCTGCTCGGCTCCCGATTACCAATGCCCAGCCGCTGCATATCCTGGAAACATTGTTCCGATTAGCCCTGTTGCGGCCAAGGTGCTGCCATACCTTGCGGCACCAACACAGGCGGGAACCACGAATAACTGGACGGGCAATCTTCCCAATCAGGTCAACGAAGACTCCACCATGGAGCGTGTCGATCACAACATTCATGGCAAGGTCATCCTCTTCGGGCGCTTTGCTTGGCAGTCGGTCAACAACTTCACCCAGTCAGTCAACCTTGCCAATACCGCATATACCACCACCAAGACGCGGAACGGCGCGGCAGGTTATACGCACATCATTACGCCAAAGCTGGTCAATGACTTCCGTTTTGGGTTCAACGTTGTCAACACTTTCATTCTCAATCAGCAGGCACAGCTCAAGCAGACGAGCGCCGGTTCAGCACTCGGCATACCCGGATTTACGGCTGACGTAGACAGCGGCAACCCCGGACTTGTCGATATGTCTTTGAACAACGGTGTCTACCAGGGCATTGCTCAGAGCGGTACCAATTGGTATCAGGATGATCGCCAGCTTACTTGGTACGACCAGATCAGCTATACGGTTGGCAAGCATGCGCTGATGGCAGGCGTTAGCTTCCGCAAGATGACGATCGGCCGTTCTGCTGCAAACACAGCACGCGGTCAATTTGTATTCGATTCAACCCTCAATCGTGTCAGAGTACCAGTTGATGCTAACGATCCTACGAAGGGAACAAAGCTGCTGGGAGATCCTGCTGCCGCTTTCATGGCGGGCACGGCAACAAGTTACACTTCGCCGTTTTTCCAGGTGAAGGGTTCCATTGGTCAGTGGCGCGACGGCTTCTTCGTTCAAGACACCTGGCAGGTCACTCAGAATCTCACCCTTCAGCTTGGCCTTCGGTACGAGCTTCCGCAGGTCGCTTACAGTCTGAACGGTGTGGGACGAATCATGGATCCGACCCTGACAACGTTGTATCCGCAGATTGGCGGCACAACGCCTCTGAATGCACAGAAATATCCTGGCTTCAAGTTCAGTGGCTCGAACCATGACAACATCAGCCCGCGTCTTGGCTTCTCCTATCGCGCTACTGACAAAATTGTGGTTCGCGGCGGAGGTGGCATCTACTACAACGCTAACCAGTTGAACTCCTATACCCTTTCCTCGACCAACTATCCTTACTCGGCAGTCGTCACGCCTTCCACAGGATTCGGCGCGACACCTGCGTTCACGCTGGAAAACCCGAACGTGCCTGCTCCTGTGGCATGGCCCGGTCCAGTTGCCAACCCATATGCCAACTTCACGGTTGACCCAAATCTGCCGACAGCACGTATGTATCAGTGGAATTTGGATGTGGGTAATGAAGTATGGCGTAACGGCGGATTCGAGCTGCAGTACCTCGGGTCGCGCACCATCCACCTGGATCAAAGCTACTATCCAAACCAGCCCGATCCTTCTCCCATCATCTTTTCTCAGTCGCGCCGCCCGAATCCCAACGTCGGCCAGATTCGCGAGATTCATAACGATGGATTTGCTACCTACAACGGCCTCACCGCAATTCTGCGTCAGCGTATGACCCGTGGCCTGAGCGCCAATCTCAGCTATACCTGGTCGCATTCCATGGATACTTCGGATAGCTCCAACGACGGCGGTACGGCGATGTGGCAGGGACACCTGAAGCTCGACTATGGCAACTCCGGCTATGACATCCGTAACCGTTTTGTCGGTACAGTCACCTATGAGCTTCCGAAGTTCGAAGGTCACAACATGCTTATCCGCCAGGCCGTCGGTGGATGGCAGGCCAATGCGATCGTCGATCTTCGCAGTGGCACTCCACTCAATATCTCGATTAGCACAAACCAGGCTAATGTGGGCGGCGTAGGCTCTTCGCAGCGTCCGAACTACGTCCACGATCCACATGTCACCTGCAGCCGCGCCACGGTTACAGGACCTGGCGGATCGAATAAGAACAGTTGTATCGATGCCACAGCCTATGCGACTCCGAATTCCGGAACATTTGGCAACGTGCGCCGCAACTCGATCAACGCTCCTGGCGTGTCCAATACCAACTTCTCCCTCTTCAAGAACTTCCCCATCTGGGAGAGCGTTACCTTCCAGCTTCGCGGAGAGGCCTTCAACGCCTTCAATCATCCGAACCCCGGCAGCCCGAACACAACCTTCGGCGGCGCGACCTTCGGATACATTACGGCTGCCAATACAAACTTTGGCGCTCGTGTGTTGCAGATTGCAGGCAAGATCAACTTCTAA
- a CDS encoding RraA family protein translates to MIDAYRHVEAASVSDAIEQLLHEKRYMSHRMQSIFPAKFAGPALTVKLVKQENHDADALSGMLKAIDSGGPGSVYVMQVEDGADIAGMGGLMGTAMFSRGFAGAVVDGGVRDLPQLKKIGFPVFSTGPVPSTSVTHYRFGGMNIPVDCDGVRVNANDIIVADQDGVVVVPRDKAAEVLVLAQKLDNSEHSMYPFIEKFHSIQEAVKQFGRI, encoded by the coding sequence ATGATCGACGCCTACCGCCACGTCGAGGCCGCGTCCGTCTCCGACGCCATCGAGCAGTTGCTGCATGAGAAGCGGTACATGTCGCATCGTATGCAGTCAATCTTCCCGGCCAAGTTTGCCGGCCCTGCCCTGACCGTCAAGCTTGTCAAGCAGGAGAACCACGACGCCGACGCGCTGAGCGGCATGTTGAAAGCAATTGATTCCGGCGGCCCCGGTTCCGTCTACGTCATGCAGGTTGAGGATGGCGCCGACATCGCCGGTATGGGCGGCCTGATGGGAACAGCGATGTTCTCGCGTGGATTCGCCGGTGCAGTCGTCGATGGCGGCGTGCGCGACCTCCCGCAGCTCAAGAAGATCGGCTTCCCGGTCTTCTCGACTGGCCCCGTTCCCTCGACATCGGTCACCCACTATCGTTTTGGCGGAATGAACATCCCCGTTGACTGCGACGGAGTTCGCGTCAATGCGAACGACATCATTGTCGCGGACCAGGATGGAGTCGTCGTGGTGCCGCGCGACAAAGCAGCCGAAGTTCTCGTGCTCGCACAGAAGCTCGATAACAGTGAGCACTCGATGTATCCCTTCATTGAAAAGTTCCATTCCATCCAGGAAGCAGTGAAGCAGTTCGGCAGGATTTGA
- a CDS encoding aminotransferase class V-fold PLP-dependent enzyme, translating to MSSNGNSTRLSRRSFLRWSQSAMAMFGAAPLIGSKAEAAVPKQPEGEDYYDKLGVTKIINAAGTYTTLTAACMPPQVIRAVERAALHPVYLHDLQVASGEYLAKKLRCEGALVTSGASGAITLATAACITSANGSKPGALPQDAGRLKNEVIVQKAHRYSYDHAMMLSGAVIREVVTLDDYKNAFNEKTVMTNFFNAAEEEDGPQAQIGREQWLEIAHQHNVPCHLDAAADMPPIENLWKYTQMGFDLVCFSGGKGIRGPQNAGLLLGKKHLTDLALRNTNPNGDAVGRGMKVAKEQIVGMVAAVDWLLEQSDEANEKEYNRRAKIISDAVKNIPSMQSSVVVPKIANHVPHLLLKFDPSVVGVTVPQVVERLRAEKPRVELNPNTGHKPNQGIPSDANTLVVGVWMLQPGEAEIVGRRIHAVLTQKA from the coding sequence ATGTCCAGCAACGGTAATTCCACACGTCTCAGCCGGCGCAGCTTCCTGCGTTGGTCGCAGTCCGCCATGGCAATGTTTGGCGCGGCCCCTCTTATCGGCAGCAAGGCAGAAGCTGCTGTGCCAAAGCAGCCCGAGGGCGAAGACTACTACGACAAGCTGGGCGTCACCAAGATCATCAATGCTGCTGGCACCTATACCACGCTGACTGCGGCATGTATGCCTCCGCAGGTCATCCGCGCGGTGGAACGTGCAGCGCTGCATCCGGTCTATCTGCACGATCTGCAGGTGGCATCAGGCGAGTATCTCGCGAAGAAGCTTCGCTGCGAGGGTGCGCTTGTCACCTCTGGGGCCTCTGGCGCGATCACGCTGGCGACTGCGGCCTGCATTACCAGCGCCAACGGCAGCAAGCCCGGTGCGCTTCCCCAGGATGCAGGCAGACTGAAGAACGAGGTCATCGTTCAGAAGGCCCACCGCTACAGCTACGACCACGCCATGATGCTGAGCGGCGCCGTCATCCGCGAGGTCGTCACACTCGACGACTACAAGAACGCCTTCAACGAGAAGACAGTGATGACCAACTTCTTCAACGCCGCCGAAGAAGAAGATGGCCCGCAGGCCCAGATCGGCCGCGAGCAGTGGCTGGAGATCGCTCACCAGCACAACGTGCCCTGCCATCTCGATGCGGCCGCCGATATGCCTCCGATCGAAAATCTCTGGAAGTACACGCAGATGGGCTTCGACCTGGTCTGCTTCTCGGGAGGGAAGGGAATCCGTGGCCCGCAGAACGCCGGGCTGCTGCTCGGCAAGAAGCACCTCACCGATCTCGCCCTGCGCAACACCAACCCCAACGGCGACGCAGTGGGACGCGGCATGAAGGTGGCCAAGGAGCAGATCGTCGGCATGGTGGCCGCCGTGGACTGGCTGCTGGAGCAGTCCGACGAGGCGAACGAGAAGGAGTACAACCGCCGCGCAAAGATCATCTCGGACGCCGTCAAGAACATCCCGTCGATGCAGTCGAGCGTGGTGGTCCCGAAGATCGCCAACCATGTGCCGCACCTGCTGCTGAAGTTTGACCCCTCCGTCGTCGGCGTCACAGTGCCGCAGGTGGTCGAGAGGCTGCGTGCGGAGAAGCCCCGGGTCGAGCTCAACCCGAACACCGGCCACAAGCCCAACCAGGGTATTCCGTCCGACGCGAACACGCTCGTTGTCGGTGTCTGGATGCTACAGCCCGGTGAAGCAGAGATCGTCGGCCGCCGCATTCATGCCGTGCTGACGCAGAAGGCATAG
- a CDS encoding RidA family protein, which yields MEKQSRRGLLKNAAAAAVAVTGGAAITQTASAQVSGKLEKRSIPPKTQADKVPTTPAKKPLFSSIITYGNMVFLAGIGAHFKGTVEEHTKHVLDELEKNLIKAGSSMEKVLKVNVYLNDLKDYTAMNSVYANANWGDTPPVRTTIAAAGGIPGDSLVEIDCIAYM from the coding sequence ATGGAAAAGCAATCCAGAAGAGGTCTTCTCAAGAACGCGGCCGCAGCTGCCGTTGCCGTAACCGGTGGAGCGGCGATAACGCAGACCGCCAGCGCACAGGTCTCAGGCAAGCTGGAGAAGCGATCCATTCCTCCGAAGACCCAGGCCGACAAGGTCCCCACCACCCCTGCGAAAAAGCCGTTGTTCTCCAGCATCATCACCTACGGCAACATGGTCTTTCTGGCCGGCATCGGCGCCCACTTCAAGGGCACCGTCGAAGAGCATACCAAGCACGTTCTTGACGAACTGGAGAAGAACCTCATCAAGGCGGGCTCGTCGATGGAGAAGGTGCTCAAGGTCAATGTCTACCTCAACGACCTCAAGGACTACACCGCGATGAACAGTGTCTATGCCAATGCAAACTGGGGCGATACTCCCCCTGTCCGAACGACGATTGCAGCGGCTGGCGGGATCCCAGGGGACTCGCTCGTTGAGATCGACTGCATCGCTTATATGTAA
- a CDS encoding PLP-dependent transferase has translation MSLFGKTRWSRRDVIKQTGMLSALGAANAVAPLAAGASAPAKPGSEHKLPARQGNDSDNLFTRIGVRPIVNGRGTFTILSGSRSLPEVKQAMYDASFYYVHLDEMMNGIGAQLGKLMGAEWGIATTGCEAAICLATIACMVGSNVEESQILPYKKKKDQVIIPKGSRNQYDFGVRMLGVEIVEVSTPEELNSKLSNRVAMVYMMSNPGNANGPMSIRNVCTIAKTKNVPVFVDAAAEEPLSPNIHIQNGATLVGYSGGKCLRGPQSSGILLGQKDLCKAAYFQAAPHHNFGRALKCSKEEAMGVLAAVETWYKRDHAAEQKMWRSWLNNIENRLKGLPSTSFAYHEPEDLSNHAPVLQIKWDANVLKITGTELAARLFDGTPRIAVAGARGKRPDMMESSVSVMPYMMDPGEDKIIADAIYEALTKPGHYENPVIPTGEPAKVSGDWAVTIDYPRGTGEQKFSLHQSGNDVTGEQVGEIYKTSMKGSIHADQLELHSGMAVGGNTIMWTFKGKVEGNEVAGTVNMGEFGDATWKAIRA, from the coding sequence ATGTCCCTCTTTGGCAAGACGCGCTGGTCGAGGCGCGATGTGATCAAGCAGACCGGGATGCTCTCGGCTCTGGGGGCGGCGAACGCCGTCGCTCCGCTTGCTGCAGGAGCGTCCGCTCCTGCAAAGCCTGGCTCCGAGCATAAGCTGCCTGCACGGCAGGGCAATGACTCCGACAACCTCTTCACACGTATTGGTGTCCGTCCCATCGTCAATGGACGCGGTACCTTTACGATCCTCAGCGGCTCGCGTTCGCTGCCTGAGGTCAAACAGGCCATGTACGACGCCTCGTTCTACTACGTTCACCTCGACGAGATGATGAACGGCATTGGCGCTCAACTCGGCAAGCTGATGGGCGCTGAGTGGGGGATTGCAACGACAGGCTGCGAGGCGGCCATCTGTCTCGCGACCATCGCCTGCATGGTCGGTTCCAACGTCGAAGAGAGTCAGATCCTCCCCTACAAGAAGAAAAAAGACCAGGTCATCATCCCCAAAGGATCGCGCAACCAGTACGATTTCGGCGTGCGCATGCTGGGCGTTGAGATCGTCGAGGTCTCGACTCCGGAAGAGCTGAACTCCAAACTCTCCAATCGCGTCGCGATGGTTTATATGATGTCCAACCCCGGCAATGCCAACGGGCCAATGAGCATCAGGAACGTCTGCACCATTGCAAAGACAAAGAACGTACCCGTCTTCGTCGACGCCGCAGCCGAAGAGCCGCTGAGCCCCAACATCCATATACAGAACGGCGCGACGCTGGTTGGCTACTCTGGCGGCAAGTGCCTTCGCGGCCCGCAGTCTTCGGGAATCCTTCTCGGCCAGAAAGACCTCTGCAAGGCGGCCTATTTTCAGGCTGCGCCGCACCACAACTTTGGCCGCGCGTTGAAGTGCAGCAAAGAAGAGGCGATGGGCGTTCTCGCAGCCGTCGAAACCTGGTACAAGCGTGATCATGCCGCTGAGCAAAAGATGTGGCGCTCGTGGCTGAACAATATCGAAAACCGCCTCAAGGGCCTGCCATCGACCAGCTTTGCGTACCACGAGCCTGAAGACCTCTCCAATCACGCTCCCGTTTTGCAGATCAAGTGGGACGCGAATGTGTTGAAGATTACCGGCACCGAACTTGCCGCTCGTCTCTTCGACGGCACGCCGCGCATTGCCGTCGCTGGCGCGCGCGGCAAGCGGCCCGACATGATGGAAAGCTCCGTCTCCGTCATGCCCTACATGATGGACCCCGGCGAAGACAAGATCATCGCGGACGCCATCTACGAAGCGCTGACGAAGCCGGGCCACTACGAAAACCCCGTCATCCCAACCGGCGAGCCCGCAAAGGTAAGCGGCGACTGGGCGGTTACCATCGACTATCCGCGCGGCACCGGCGAGCAGAAGTTCTCGCTGCACCAGAGTGGCAACGATGTCACCGGCGAGCAGGTCGGCGAGATCTACAAAACCAGCATGAAGGGAAGCATTCACGCCGATCAACTGGAGCTCCACAGCGGCATGGCCGTTGGAGGCAACACCATCATGTGGACCTTCAAAGGCAAAGTGGAGGGCAACGAGGTTGCCGGTACAGTCAACATGGGCGAGTTTGGCGATGCAACGTGGAAGGCCATTCGCGCCTAA